From the genome of Rhizobium leguminosarum, one region includes:
- a CDS encoding LysR family transcriptional regulator: MSVRSKVDRWAEIEVFVTVASELSMTRAADVLGVSVSSVSRNLMALEQRLGIRLVQRSTRKLSLTSEGEQFFTDAKELMASWDEAEAGVASRAHAPTGRLRIGASLSFSLLQLMPVVELFRKRYPSVLVEIVASNRYYDIIENGLDLAIRLRRVEADSSITIRRLARCRRLLAASPEYLERKGIPQHPNDLHQHDLILYTLADNWNELRFKKDDESVKVEVDGIINANDGQLIREAALKGLGILAQPTYIIQSDLEAGRLVRVLDDWHLPVLTMNAAFPTKAFLPARTRLFLDFLVEHFRTHDFEAVWMS; the protein is encoded by the coding sequence GTGAGTGTCAGAAGTAAAGTCGACCGCTGGGCCGAGATCGAGGTTTTTGTGACGGTGGCGAGCGAGCTCAGCATGACGCGCGCCGCCGATGTTCTCGGTGTTTCCGTGTCGAGCGTGAGCCGAAACCTTATGGCTCTCGAACAAAGGCTCGGTATCCGGCTGGTGCAACGCTCGACGCGCAAACTGAGCCTGACGAGCGAAGGCGAACAGTTTTTCACCGATGCCAAGGAACTGATGGCCAGCTGGGATGAAGCCGAAGCGGGCGTCGCATCGAGAGCGCACGCTCCCACGGGCCGCCTGCGCATCGGGGCGTCGCTGTCCTTCTCGTTGCTTCAGTTGATGCCCGTGGTCGAATTGTTCCGGAAGCGATACCCAAGCGTTCTGGTCGAGATCGTCGCATCAAATCGGTACTATGACATCATCGAAAACGGACTGGATCTGGCCATCCGATTGAGACGGGTAGAGGCTGACAGCTCGATCACCATCCGCAGGCTTGCAAGGTGTCGCCGATTGCTGGCGGCCTCTCCTGAATATCTGGAGCGGAAGGGCATCCCGCAACATCCAAACGACCTGCATCAACACGACCTTATCCTGTACACACTCGCCGACAACTGGAACGAACTGCGCTTCAAAAAAGACGATGAGTCCGTGAAAGTCGAGGTCGACGGCATCATTAACGCAAACGACGGACAATTAATCCGCGAAGCAGCCCTGAAGGGCCTCGGGATATTGGCGCAGCCAACCTACATCATTCAAAGTGACCTTGAGGCCGGGCGTCTGGTTCGCGTTCTGGATGACTGGCACCTGCCCGTATTGACCATGAATGCGGCCTTTCCGACGAAGGCGTTTCTCCCTGCCCGCACGAGGCTGTTCCTTGATTTTCTGGTCGAGCATTTCCGCACCCATGACTTCGAGGCGGTGTGGATGAGTTGA
- a CDS encoding Dabb family protein, with translation MANLQFIAQRANANMHRTKRFRMLEEMDRTMDMRNDARVKHIVMWNLLADSAGNKTASIEAVKTKFEALRGIVPGLLHVEVGVDFSRVDYACDVVLYTEFENEEALAAYAEHPAHLKIRDELQGVRVQRYQVDYTPNAGE, from the coding sequence TTGGCAAATCTACAGTTCATCGCGCAGAGAGCAAATGCGAACATGCATCGAACCAAACGTTTTCGAATGCTGGAAGAGATGGACCGAACTATGGATATGCGAAACGATGCTCGGGTGAAGCACATCGTAATGTGGAACCTTCTCGCCGATTCCGCGGGGAACAAGACCGCGTCCATCGAAGCCGTGAAAACGAAGTTCGAAGCGCTGCGGGGTATCGTACCGGGCCTTCTTCACGTCGAAGTGGGCGTCGATTTCAGCCGCGTGGACTATGCTTGCGACGTGGTGCTGTACACGGAATTCGAGAATGAAGAGGCGCTCGCCGCTTACGCGGAACACCCAGCGCATCTGAAAATCCGTGATGAACTCCAGGGGGTTCGGGTTCAGCGCTATCAGGTTGATTACACACCAAACGCGGGAGAGTGA
- a CDS encoding YciI family protein: MHVAVHCVDFPDALERRLENYPAHRAHLAAGSVKTVISGPLLAPDGTTMIGSLFVFDASSVAEVEAFNRADPFNQANVWKEISIHPFSLRVDNRE; encoded by the coding sequence ATGCACGTTGCCGTTCACTGTGTCGATTTTCCGGACGCCCTCGAGCGGCGCCTCGAAAACTATCCTGCGCACCGGGCACACCTTGCGGCGGGAAGCGTTAAGACCGTGATCTCCGGTCCTCTTCTCGCTCCCGACGGGACCACAATGATTGGTTCCTTGTTCGTCTTTGATGCTTCGAGCGTTGCAGAAGTCGAAGCCTTCAACAGGGCCGACCCTTTCAATCAGGCCAATGTCTGGAAGGAAATTTCCATCCATCCATTCAGCCT